The Portunus trituberculatus isolate SZX2019 chromosome 49, ASM1759143v1, whole genome shotgun sequence genome contains a region encoding:
- the LOC123499234 gene encoding protein SpAN-like → MLLSRHWLVVVAAAALLGARRSLQAQDNMRREDHLRWPGGEVTFHLGRNLTGTVMANIREVIEGLESVTCLKFSPLVGRRGGRHTTKVLYIRQGRSCYYEKVGRRASGSVLLKLGDRCAQRPTAVLHMFLHVVGVRHEHQRYDRNYYVTVDHHNILPSHTLEYIRRSWGVSYVASAGLPYDYASIMHHAAKGHPRDSRRPVMLPLVPCAQLIMGQRDVLSPADVARLNRLYGCKRYYLGDDIIGAVPYATWRRRALRLRRLEDHRRW, encoded by the coding sequence ATGCTGCTATCACGCCACTGGTTAGTGGTGGTCGCCGCGGCGGCACTGCTGGGGGCGCGCCGTTCCCTCCAAGCACAGGACAACATGCGGCGTGAGGACCATCTCCGCTGGCCTGGCGGTGAGGTCACCTTCCATCTGGGAAGGAACCTGACCGGCACCGTGATGGCTAACATCCGGGAGGTGATTGAGGGCCTGGAGTCCGTCACCTGCCTCAAGTTCTCGCCGCTCGTAGGGCGCCGCGGCGGCAGGCACACCACCAAGGTGCTGTACATCAGACAGGGACGCAGCTGCTACTACGAGAAGGTGGGTCGCAGGGCTTCTGGCTCCGTCCTGCTCAAGCTGGGCGACAGGTGCGCGCAGCGACCCACCGCCGTGCTGCACATGTTCCTGCACGTGGTAGGCGTGCGCCACGAACACCAACGCTACGACAGGAACTACTACGTGACGGTGGACCACCACaacatccttccctcccacaccctcGAGTACATCAGGCGTAGCTGGGGCGTAAGCTATGTGGCCAGCGCGGGGCTGCCTTACGACTACGCCTCCATCATGCACCACGCTGCCAAGGGGCACCCCCGCGATTCTCGCAGACCCGTCATGCTACCGCTGGTGCCCTGTGCGCAGCTCATCATGGGCCAGCGCGACGTACTCAGCCCCGCCGATGTGGCCAGACTCAACCGCCTCTACGGCTGCAAGCGTTACTACCTGGGCGACGACATCATCGGCGCCGTGCCCTACGCCACGTGGCGGCGGCGCGCCCTGCGACTGCGGCGGCTAGAGGACCATCGTCGATGGTGA